A region from the Paenibacillus humicola genome encodes:
- a CDS encoding EthD family reductase: protein MVRFLILYPEPSDTEAFENHYREVHIPLAKKLPGLRRYSLSRNSVPIRGADPYYLVAELDWDSMEDINKAFQSPEGRASAEDVKNLERLSPGMHSMVYELKEIV, encoded by the coding sequence ATGGTCCGATTCTTAATTCTATACCCCGAGCCAAGTGATACAGAGGCGTTTGAGAACCACTATCGCGAGGTACACATTCCTTTGGCAAAAAAACTTCCGGGTCTCCGCCGTTATTCCTTAAGCCGTAACTCAGTACCGATTCGAGGAGCCGATCCCTACTATCTCGTAGCCGAATTGGATTGGGATAGCATGGAAGACATCAACAAGGCATTCCAGTCACCGGAAGGAAGAGCATCTGCCGAAGATGTTAAAAATCTTGAACGGCTAAGTCCAGGCATGCACTCCATGGTATATGAACTTAAGGAAATCGTGTAA
- a CDS encoding C40 family peptidase yields the protein MFKKRLSRTIGIGICIALGFSAFTFGAPSKASAATPESLKLISVGKQFLGTPYLFGADSGSTTAFDCSSFTQYIFKKLGVTLPRTSSAQALKGKKVAKGYLSVGDLIFFNTSGKGISHVAIYAGNGKMLHSAGSGVKITSMNISYWKNKFVTARRVL from the coding sequence ATGTTCAAGAAAAGACTTTCAAGAACGATTGGAATCGGCATATGTATCGCGTTAGGCTTTTCTGCGTTTACCTTCGGTGCGCCGTCCAAGGCGAGCGCCGCCACTCCCGAATCGCTTAAGCTGATCAGCGTCGGCAAACAATTTCTCGGCACCCCGTATCTGTTCGGCGCCGATTCCGGAAGCACGACCGCTTTCGACTGCTCTTCCTTTACGCAATATATTTTTAAAAAGCTCGGCGTTACACTGCCCCGCACCTCTTCCGCGCAGGCATTGAAAGGGAAAAAGGTGGCGAAAGGATATCTCAGCGTCGGCGATTTAATCTTTTTCAACACGAGCGGGAAAGGCATCAGTCATGTCGCGATTTACGCAGGTAACGGAAAAATGCTGCACAGCGCCGGCAGCGGCGTAAAAATCACGAGCATGAACATCTCGTATTGGAAAAATAAATTCGTCACCGCGCGCCGCGTCCTTTAA
- the glgP gene encoding alpha-glucan family phosphorylase, whose protein sequence is MCTCAAYFSAEFGLDESLPIYSGGLGILAGDHMKAAGDLGLPLVGVGIFYSCGYFEQRISESGTQEHLYPMLDPDRLPLEPVLDAGGRQLLVTVPLEGREVYLKALVARAGSAPVYLLSADTELNGEHDRRLTDRLYPGDPAVRIGQEIILGIGGVRLLAALGIVPGVWHMNEGHSAFLTLERIRMLSAEGVPFETALEAVKAATVFTTHTPVPAGHDIFSEELVDRFLGGYYWQLGTSRERILELGRAEGGFNMTRLAASASAKVNGVSRLHAEVTKKLFHRWMPHIPGEDIPVEAITNGIHTETWLSPEMKALFDRHLPQQWRAKAAKTELWEPIRDIPDRELWEAHEQAKGRMLRELGLPAAGGGRLPLVIGFARRFATYKRALLVFRDPERLARILRDAERPVVLVFAGKAHPADGAGQELIRGLSRLTADERFKDRVFIVPNYAMDIAKRLVQGVDVWLNTPVKPMEASGTSGQKAAVNGVLNLSVLDGWWCEGYNGRNGWAIPGAEELEDDARADQDSRALYELLENEVVPLYYSRGGDDVPGGWTAMMKESIVSLAPQFNTTRMVLDYWRTLYAPVSERGARFAADGFELARKVADYKRFIRSHWREVSVRHMEVASAQGTRIGLPSTVCRVEVVLGPIWHQDIRVEAVGPDGKGGIWKAPLTMVKQLGTGCYLYEGALPGDGALLAGANVRAMPVSPDFAHEFEMELAAWG, encoded by the coding sequence ATGTGTACCTGCGCGGCCTACTTCTCCGCGGAGTTCGGGCTTGACGAGTCGCTGCCGATTTACTCGGGCGGGCTGGGCATTTTGGCGGGCGATCATATGAAAGCCGCCGGCGATCTGGGACTGCCCCTCGTCGGGGTCGGCATCTTTTACAGCTGCGGCTATTTCGAGCAGCGCATTTCTGAGAGCGGCACCCAGGAGCATCTGTATCCGATGCTCGACCCGGACCGATTGCCGTTGGAGCCCGTGCTGGACGCCGGCGGCCGTCAGCTGCTCGTCACCGTACCGCTGGAGGGACGGGAGGTCTATTTGAAGGCGCTGGTCGCCCGGGCCGGGTCGGCTCCCGTCTATCTGCTCAGCGCGGACACGGAGCTGAACGGCGAGCACGACCGGAGGCTGACGGACCGGCTCTACCCCGGCGATCCCGCCGTCCGGATCGGGCAGGAAATCATACTCGGCATCGGCGGCGTCCGGCTGCTGGCTGCCCTTGGAATCGTGCCCGGCGTATGGCATATGAACGAAGGGCACTCCGCCTTTCTGACGCTCGAGCGGATCCGGATGCTGTCGGCCGAAGGCGTTCCGTTCGAGACGGCGCTGGAAGCGGTCAAGGCCGCCACGGTGTTTACGACGCATACGCCGGTTCCCGCCGGTCACGATATTTTCAGCGAAGAGCTGGTGGACCGTTTTTTGGGCGGCTATTATTGGCAGCTTGGGACGAGCCGCGAGCGGATTTTGGAGCTCGGCCGGGCGGAAGGCGGCTTCAACATGACCCGCCTCGCGGCAAGCGCTTCCGCAAAGGTGAACGGGGTCAGCCGGCTTCATGCCGAGGTGACGAAAAAGCTGTTTCACCGCTGGATGCCCCATATCCCGGGCGAAGATATTCCGGTAGAAGCGATCACGAACGGCATCCATACCGAAACGTGGCTGTCGCCAGAAATGAAGGCGCTCTTCGACCGGCATTTACCGCAGCAGTGGAGAGCGAAAGCGGCCAAAACGGAGCTGTGGGAGCCGATTCGGGATATCCCGGACCGGGAGCTGTGGGAAGCGCACGAGCAGGCGAAGGGGCGTATGCTCCGGGAGCTCGGGCTGCCGGCGGCTGGCGGGGGACGGCTGCCGCTGGTCATCGGATTTGCGCGCCGGTTTGCGACGTATAAGCGGGCGCTGCTCGTCTTTCGGGATCCGGAGCGGCTCGCGCGCATCCTCCGCGATGCGGAGCGTCCCGTCGTCCTCGTCTTCGCCGGCAAAGCGCACCCCGCGGACGGCGCCGGTCAAGAGCTGATTCGCGGCCTGTCCCGTCTGACCGCGGATGAACGGTTCAAGGACCGCGTCTTTATCGTCCCGAACTATGCGATGGATATCGCGAAACGCCTCGTTCAAGGCGTCGACGTTTGGCTGAACACGCCGGTCAAGCCGATGGAAGCGAGCGGGACGAGCGGGCAGAAAGCGGCCGTTAACGGCGTGCTTAATTTGAGCGTGCTCGACGGCTGGTGGTGCGAAGGCTATAACGGCCGCAACGGCTGGGCGATCCCCGGCGCGGAAGAGCTGGAGGACGACGCGCGCGCCGACCAGGACAGCCGGGCGCTTTACGAGCTGCTGGAGAACGAGGTCGTGCCGCTTTATTACAGCCGCGGCGGCGATGACGTTCCGGGCGGATGGACCGCTATGATGAAGGAATCGATCGTTTCGCTGGCGCCGCAGTTCAATACGACGCGTATGGTGCTCGATTACTGGCGCACCCTGTATGCGCCCGTTTCGGAACGGGGAGCGCGCTTTGCCGCGGACGGCTTCGAGCTTGCACGGAAGGTGGCGGACTATAAACGGTTCATCCGCAGCCATTGGCGCGAGGTGTCCGTTCGCCACATGGAGGTGGCATCAGCGCAGGGCACAAGGATCGGACTGCCGAGCACGGTTTGCCGGGTCGAGGTCGTTCTCGGGCCGATCTGGCATCAGGATATCCGGGTTGAAGCGGTCGGTCCGGACGGAAAAGGCGGCATTTGGAAAGCGCCGCTGACCATGGTCAAGCAGCTGGGGACGGGATGTTATCTGTACGAAGGCGCACTGCCCGGCGACGGCGCGCTGCTGGCTGGGGCAAACGTGCGCGCAATGCCGGTCAGTCCGGATTTCGCTCATGAATTCGAAATGGAGCTGGCGGCATGGGGGTAA